The following proteins are co-located in the candidate division KSB1 bacterium genome:
- the rlmN gene encoding 23S rRNA (adenine(2503)-C(2))-methyltransferase RlmN: protein MQKINLKGFDLNELRDFAESINEKPFRGDQIFSWLYNKGVNSFDEMTNLSKDLKEKLHERARIGQLKLITKQQSTKDQSMKYLFQLEDDSQIESVLMFDDNRATLCISTQVGCAIDCKFCATGMMGLNRHLTPGEIIDQVLTTRKLSGQKVTNVVCMGMGEPFHNYDNLMKACELLSDELGPNLAKRHIVVSTSGLIPKIYRFADENHKYRLAISLNATTDEIRSRIMPLNKKWPITELIKAAKYYTKKSDQPVTIEYVLMDKLTDSLEDAKRLKNIVKGLYCKINLIPYNATLGEFKRPEEKRIMQFYEQMRDLNTPVTIRWSKGDDIDAGCGQLAAKA from the coding sequence ATGCAAAAAATTAATCTAAAGGGCTTTGATTTAAACGAGCTTCGCGACTTCGCCGAGTCAATTAACGAAAAACCCTTCCGCGGTGATCAAATCTTTAGCTGGCTATACAACAAAGGTGTCAACTCTTTCGATGAAATGACCAACCTGTCCAAAGACTTAAAAGAAAAATTGCATGAACGTGCCCGAATTGGTCAGCTTAAATTAATTACAAAACAACAGTCGACCAAGGACCAGTCGATGAAATATTTGTTTCAATTGGAGGACGACAGCCAGATTGAATCGGTGCTGATGTTTGACGACAACCGAGCCACACTCTGCATCTCCACCCAGGTTGGCTGTGCCATTGATTGTAAGTTTTGCGCGACCGGTATGATGGGACTGAACCGGCATCTGACGCCGGGCGAAATCATTGATCAAGTTTTAACAACACGAAAGTTAAGCGGCCAAAAAGTAACAAATGTTGTTTGCATGGGTATGGGTGAGCCGTTTCATAATTACGACAATTTGATGAAAGCCTGTGAACTGCTCAGTGATGAACTAGGCCCCAATTTAGCAAAGCGCCACATTGTCGTTTCTACCAGCGGTCTGATTCCCAAGATTTACCGTTTCGCCGATGAGAATCATAAATATCGTCTGGCGATTTCCCTGAACGCGACGACGGACGAAATCCGGTCGCGGATTATGCCGCTTAACAAAAAGTGGCCGATCACCGAACTGATTAAAGCAGCCAAATACTACACGAAGAAATCCGATCAACCTGTGACGATAGAATATGTTTTAATGGATAAACTGACCGATTCGTTAGAAGATGCGAAACGCTTGAAAAATATAGTAAAAGGGCTGTATTGCAAAATTAATTTGATTCCGTATAATGCAACACTCGGAGAATTTAAACGGCCAGAGGAAAAAAGAATTATGCAATTCTACGAGCAAATGCGGGATTTAAATACGCCGGTGACGATTCGCTGGAGTAAGGGGGATGATATTGATGCCGGTTGTGGTCAATTGGCGGCCAAGGCTTAG
- the ggt gene encoding gamma-glutamyltransferase, whose protein sequence is MIKSINSLIFVSMFSLPIYAQDRITGRSFATRSEVIARNGMAATSQPLATQVALDILKQGGNAIDAAIAANAVLGLMEPTGNGIGGDLFAIVWDAKTKKLYGLNASGRSPRSLTLDYFKKQGLEKIPSHGPLPVTVPGCVDGWFELHKKFGNLSMKENLAPAIEYAREGFPLSELIAYYWNRSAPFLKKYEGFKETFMPNGRAPKKGEVFKNPNLANTLEKIAKGGRDVFYKGELAKTMAAFMKRVGGFLSYEDLASHKSDWVEPVSTNYRGYDVWELPPNGQGIAALQILNILEGYDIQGWGFGSKEYIHHFIEAKKLVFEDRAKFYADPDFNQIPLKELISKEYAAQRRALINPQRAARRYDAGNPALLAGDTIYLTTADKDGNMVSLIQSNYRGMGTGLSPDGLGFIFQDRGELFDLEEGNFNTYAPGKRPFHTIIPAFITKDDKPFMSFGVMGGATQPQGHAQIVINIIDFGMNIQEAGDAPRILHQGSSQPTGEEMTNGGSVYLESGLPYEVYRDLREMGHRIGTNVGSFGGYQGIMLDWENKVYYGASESRKDGQAAGY, encoded by the coding sequence ATGATCAAATCTATTAATTCCCTCATCTTCGTCTCGATGTTTTCATTACCTATTTATGCCCAGGACCGAATCACGGGCAGGAGCTTTGCTACCCGTTCCGAGGTTATCGCCCGCAACGGCATGGCCGCCACCAGTCAACCCTTAGCGACGCAAGTTGCACTGGACATTTTGAAACAAGGTGGGAATGCCATTGACGCTGCGATTGCTGCGAATGCCGTGCTTGGTTTGATGGAACCAACCGGCAACGGAATTGGCGGGGATCTTTTTGCAATTGTTTGGGATGCTAAAACAAAAAAACTTTACGGACTCAACGCCAGTGGCCGTTCACCCAGGTCGCTTACTCTTGACTATTTCAAAAAACAAGGCTTAGAAAAGATTCCGAGTCATGGCCCGCTGCCGGTTACAGTTCCCGGCTGTGTTGACGGCTGGTTTGAGCTGCACAAGAAATTCGGGAATCTTTCCATGAAAGAAAATCTGGCACCCGCAATTGAATATGCCAGGGAGGGATTTCCGCTCTCAGAGCTCATCGCCTACTACTGGAATCGCAGTGCGCCGTTTTTAAAAAAATATGAGGGCTTTAAAGAAACATTCATGCCAAATGGCCGGGCTCCAAAGAAAGGGGAGGTTTTTAAAAACCCTAATCTTGCCAACACCCTGGAAAAAATCGCCAAAGGCGGCCGGGACGTTTTTTACAAAGGTGAGCTTGCCAAAACTATGGCTGCTTTTATGAAGCGGGTCGGTGGTTTTCTCTCGTACGAGGATCTGGCCTCCCACAAATCCGATTGGGTCGAACCCGTCTCCACAAACTATCGCGGTTACGACGTCTGGGAGTTGCCGCCGAACGGCCAGGGTATCGCGGCGCTGCAAATTTTGAACATCCTTGAAGGTTATGATATTCAGGGGTGGGGGTTTGGCAGCAAAGAGTACATCCACCACTTCATCGAAGCCAAAAAACTGGTTTTTGAAGATCGGGCAAAATTTTATGCCGACCCCGATTTCAATCAGATTCCCCTTAAAGAACTTATTTCGAAAGAATACGCCGCACAACGGCGCGCTTTGATTAATCCGCAACGCGCAGCAAGACGCTACGATGCAGGGAATCCGGCTTTGCTGGCGGGCGACACCATCTACTTAACTACGGCCGACAAGGACGGTAACATGGTCTCGCTCATTCAAAGCAATTACCGCGGCATGGGCACCGGGCTTTCTCCGGATGGACTCGGATTTATCTTCCAGGACCGCGGCGAGTTGTTTGACCTTGAAGAAGGAAATTTCAACACCTACGCGCCCGGCAAACGTCCGTTCCATACAATTATTCCCGCCTTTATCACCAAAGACGACAAACCATTTATGAGCTTCGGCGTCATGGGCGGGGCCACGCAGCCACAGGGTCATGCACAAATAGTTATAAACATAATTGACTTTGGCATGAATATCCAGGAGGCCGGCGATGCGCCGAGAATTTTGCACCAGGGCTCCTCGCAGCCAACCGGGGAAGAAATGACAAACGGCGGAAGCGTTTACCTTGAATCGGGGTTGCCCTATGAAGTTTATCGTGACTTGAGGGAAATGGGACATCGTATTGGTACAAATGTCGGCAGCTTCGGCGGCTACCAGGGCATTATGCTTGATTGGGAAAACAAAGTTTATTATGGTGCCTCCGAGTCGCGCAAGGATGGACAGGCGGCAGGGTATTAA
- the solA gene encoding N-methyl-L-tryptophan oxidase translates to MSQSLKISSQPEKYDIVILGVGGMGSATLYTLAKRGLKVCGIEQFDLAHDRGSSHGETRLIRKAYFEHPDYIPLLNRAYDLWYEVEKEAGVQLFVKNGLVVAGKPNSEVIKGLDLCYEKHDLPHEKITVTEARKRFPQFHLPENFVVYYDPIAGFLHVEKSVEQFADLARGYGATLHTNEKVLNWRPKQNHISIKTDCREIVADKLIITAGAWANQEMLSLGIDFDIWRKVLFWYDSPEISNYKLGNFPSFYVELDFGGFYGFPAINPLGLKIGEHEIPGLTAQPDKLTRTLQPEDEPVVLRFFEKVFPGFQPTRTNFTVCMYTITPDFNFILDRHPEHENVIIGAGFSGHGFKFAPVIGEILADLAIDGSTSHPIDFLRLTRFKKK, encoded by the coding sequence TTGTCACAATCATTAAAAATAAGCAGCCAACCGGAAAAATACGATATAGTCATTCTCGGCGTTGGTGGCATGGGAAGCGCCACGCTTTACACACTTGCAAAAAGAGGGTTAAAAGTTTGCGGCATTGAACAATTTGACCTGGCACACGACCGCGGCAGTTCTCATGGTGAAACCCGGCTTATTCGTAAAGCTTACTTTGAACACCCCGACTATATCCCGCTTCTCAACCGGGCTTACGATCTTTGGTATGAAGTTGAGAAAGAAGCCGGCGTGCAACTATTTGTTAAAAACGGCCTGGTTGTTGCCGGCAAACCGAATTCTGAAGTGATCAAGGGGCTTGACCTGTGTTATGAAAAACATGACTTGCCTCACGAGAAGATAACAGTCACTGAAGCCAGGAAAAGATTCCCACAATTCCATTTACCGGAAAATTTTGTTGTCTATTATGATCCAATCGCCGGATTTTTGCATGTGGAAAAATCCGTTGAACAATTTGCTGACCTTGCCCGGGGATACGGAGCAACGTTACATACAAATGAAAAGGTTCTAAATTGGCGGCCTAAACAAAATCACATTTCAATAAAAACCGACTGTCGAGAAATTGTCGCCGACAAGCTGATCATTACAGCCGGCGCATGGGCAAACCAGGAAATGCTTTCATTGGGAATTGACTTTGATATTTGGCGAAAAGTTCTTTTCTGGTACGACTCGCCTGAAATTTCAAACTATAAACTTGGCAACTTTCCGAGCTTTTATGTGGAATTAGACTTTGGCGGTTTTTATGGCTTCCCGGCCATAAACCCATTGGGGTTGAAAATTGGCGAGCACGAAATACCAGGGCTCACCGCGCAGCCAGATAAGTTAACCAGAACTCTCCAGCCGGAAGACGAGCCCGTTGTTTTGCGATTTTTTGAAAAAGTCTTTCCAGGGTTTCAGCCGACTCGAACGAATTTTACCGTTTGCATGTACACAATCACGCCGGATTTTAATTTCATTTTAGATCGGCACCCGGAACATGAAAACGTAATTATTGGCGCCGGGTTTTCCGGTCATGGCTTTAAATTCGCACCGGTAATCGGGGAAATCCTGGCTGATTTGGCAATCGATGGTTCCACATCCCACCCAATTGATTTTCTGCGATTGACTCGATTTAAAAAAAAATAA
- a CDS encoding M23 family metallopeptidase: MSFSVFAILLLLVSASLALFTNFYQNLEISSLSKLNKYLNAQLADLSNELIQIETRVEGLEREDDELRIIADLPKIDSDTRDVGVGGFTYVNDDVAMDSRDLTEQIFEYQQALDKMERRIRLAQISREQVRSKFGENEKVMKHTPSIRPIIDGRIRDKFGMRIHPILDRIINHAGVDIAAERGTEIFASAAGVVEKVVTKYTLNRGFGKQVIINHGMGLRTRYGHLSKILVNKGEKVDRWQPIGLVGDTGLATGPHLHYEVIKEGKKQDPLQYILDMD; encoded by the coding sequence TTGTCTTTTTCTGTTTTTGCAATCCTTCTTTTGCTTGTCTCGGCTAGCTTGGCGCTTTTCACTAATTTTTATCAGAATTTAGAAATTTCGTCTCTCTCCAAACTCAATAAATATTTAAATGCTCAATTGGCTGATTTAAGTAACGAACTTATCCAAATTGAGACTCGAGTTGAAGGTCTGGAAAGGGAGGACGATGAATTGAGAATTATTGCTGATCTTCCCAAAATTGATTCGGATACACGTGACGTTGGTGTTGGGGGTTTTACTTATGTAAATGACGATGTGGCAATGGATTCAAGGGATTTGACTGAGCAAATATTTGAATATCAACAAGCCCTTGATAAAATGGAGAGAAGGATTAGATTAGCTCAGATAAGCCGCGAACAAGTCAGAAGCAAGTTCGGAGAAAATGAGAAAGTCATGAAGCACACCCCCTCAATTAGACCAATTATAGACGGCAGGATTAGAGATAAGTTTGGAATGCGTATTCATCCCATTCTTGATAGAATTATAAATCATGCCGGAGTCGATATCGCGGCCGAAAGAGGCACCGAGATTTTTGCTTCTGCAGCAGGAGTCGTAGAAAAAGTCGTTACAAAGTATACCCTAAATCGCGGATTTGGAAAACAAGTCATCATCAATCACGGTATGGGGTTGCGAACCCGTTATGGACATCTATCAAAAATCCTGGTGAACAAAGGGGAAAAAGTGGATCGCTGGCAGCCAATAGGGTTAGTTGGAGATACTGGGTTAGCGACCGGCCCCCATTTGCATTATGAGGTGATTAAAGAAGGTAAGAAACAGGATCCATTGCAATACATTCTAGATATGGACTAG
- a CDS encoding DUF58 domain-containing protein: MPTSQVTDTRKYLNPEVVSKLRSMDLRARLVVEGFITGLHKSPYHGFSVEFAEHRQYMPGDEIKHIDWKVYGKTDRFYVKQFEEETNLKSYILLDASASMGYSSTGMSKLQYASYLAGALSYLMIRQRDAVGLVTFDEKIRRYLPPRSVTSYLNQILTELDHTESSSKTNLSTALHQMADRIKRRGLIILFSDLLDDPQKVISGLRHFRHKKHEVIVFQILDPLELTFEFKQDAVFKDLESGEEINTQPWHIRSEYQQQVNKFINTYKKFCREHQIDYVMLNTKENYDRALFEYLIKRKRIGG; the protein is encoded by the coding sequence ATGCCAACTTCACAAGTCACGGATACTCGAAAATACCTGAATCCAGAAGTTGTCTCGAAGCTTCGCTCTATGGATTTACGCGCGCGCTTAGTGGTAGAGGGATTTATTACCGGTCTGCATAAAAGTCCGTACCACGGTTTTAGCGTGGAATTTGCCGAACACCGTCAATACATGCCCGGCGATGAAATCAAACATATCGACTGGAAAGTTTACGGCAAAACCGACCGTTTTTATGTCAAACAGTTTGAAGAAGAAACCAATTTAAAATCTTACATTCTCCTGGATGCCTCTGCTTCCATGGGGTACTCATCAACCGGTATGAGTAAATTGCAGTACGCATCGTATTTGGCGGGAGCTCTGTCTTATTTAATGATACGCCAACGAGATGCAGTCGGCTTGGTTACATTTGATGAAAAAATCCGCCGGTATCTCCCGCCCCGCTCGGTCACTTCCTACCTCAACCAAATTTTAACCGAACTGGATCACACCGAAAGCAGCTCCAAAACCAACCTTTCCACAGCCCTGCATCAAATGGCGGACCGGATTAAACGGCGCGGGTTGATTATTCTGTTTTCAGATCTATTGGATGACCCGCAGAAGGTAATTTCCGGATTGCGGCATTTCCGCCATAAAAAACACGAGGTCATCGTTTTTCAAATCCTGGACCCTTTGGAACTAACTTTTGAATTCAAGCAGGATGCGGTGTTTAAGGATTTAGAATCGGGTGAAGAAATCAACACGCAGCCCTGGCATATCCGAAGTGAATATCAACAACAGGTCAACAAATTTATCAATACGTATAAAAAATTCTGCCGGGAGCACCAAATCGACTATGTCATGCTCAACACCAAAGAAAACTACGACCGTGCCCTGTTTGAGTATTTAATAAAAAGGAAAAGGATTGGGGGGTAA
- a CDS encoding lytic transglycosylase domain-containing protein: MKLLIIAILTSLFSLNFLAGNSSEQKNKISYFEKSLRTVEGVIQVDFVRRSSNQKVLKILDIFNPGLRNDLKQEIANEIYKMSVKYPNLDVNLICATITHESARTWDPKVVSKAGAMGLMQIMPATGEWLSKYEGISWTGAEEVLFDPIYNIRLGTRYLSALIETYDLEGGLAAYNGGDKRVKLWLANDKADGILWPETRAYIPFVLNLYDEFKSKSL, translated from the coding sequence ATGAAATTATTAATCATTGCAATTTTGACGAGCTTGTTCTCGCTCAATTTTTTGGCGGGCAATTCAAGCGAGCAGAAAAATAAAATCTCATACTTTGAGAAATCACTTCGGACGGTCGAGGGAGTTATCCAGGTTGATTTCGTTCGGCGATCGAGCAATCAAAAAGTTTTGAAAATTCTGGACATATTTAACCCGGGTTTACGGAATGATTTAAAGCAAGAAATTGCCAACGAGATTTATAAGATGAGCGTTAAATATCCAAATCTCGATGTGAATTTGATTTGTGCCACAATTACCCATGAAAGCGCCCGTACCTGGGATCCAAAAGTCGTTTCAAAGGCTGGAGCAATGGGGCTGATGCAGATTATGCCGGCGACTGGTGAGTGGTTGTCAAAATACGAGGGAATCTCCTGGACCGGAGCTGAAGAGGTTTTGTTCGATCCTATTTATAATATAAGATTGGGAACGCGCTACCTCTCCGCTTTGATTGAAACCTATGATTTGGAAGGCGGTTTGGCAGCTTATAACGGCGGCGACAAAAGAGTAAAATTGTGGTTGGCAAATGATAAAGCGGACGGCATTTTGTGGCCCGAGACCAGGGCTTACATCCCCTTTGTGTTGAATTTGTATGACGAGTTTAAGAGTAAAAGTCTTTAG
- a CDS encoding MoxR family ATPase, with protein sequence MAENPINSSDLESVHELKEARDKITAEIAKVIIGQKKIIDELLISLLARGHCLLVGVPGLAKTLLISTLSRVLELKFNRIQFTPDLMPSDITGTEIIEEDTSTGHKAFKFVKGPVFANIVLADEINRTPPKTQAALLQAMQEHEVTVAGTTYKLPEPFFVLATQNPIEQEGTYPLPEAQLDRFMFTLWVDYPSREEEAQIVKSTTSAYEAELNPILKADEILNLQNLVRRVPVADEVINAAVSLVRNTRPNYEKSPSFIRESISWGAGPRASQYLILGAKTRAILDGRPTPEIADVHALAKPVLRHRLVTNFNAEAEGIGTVDIVERLLEKKD encoded by the coding sequence ATGGCAGAAAATCCAATTAACTCGAGTGATTTAGAAAGTGTCCATGAACTAAAAGAGGCTCGTGATAAAATCACAGCTGAAATTGCGAAGGTAATCATCGGGCAAAAAAAAATCATCGATGAGTTGCTCATCTCTTTATTGGCAAGGGGGCACTGTCTGCTGGTTGGCGTGCCGGGATTGGCTAAAACACTTTTGATTAGCACCCTGTCGCGAGTTCTGGAATTAAAATTTAACCGAATTCAATTCACTCCCGACTTAATGCCTTCCGATATTACCGGGACGGAAATCATTGAAGAAGACACCTCGACCGGTCACAAAGCCTTTAAATTTGTAAAAGGACCCGTCTTTGCCAATATTGTCCTCGCTGATGAAATCAATCGTACTCCTCCCAAAACCCAAGCAGCGCTACTGCAGGCTATGCAGGAACACGAAGTCACCGTCGCCGGAACTACCTATAAACTCCCTGAACCATTCTTTGTCCTGGCCACTCAAAATCCGATTGAGCAGGAAGGAACCTACCCTCTCCCGGAAGCGCAACTGGATCGATTTATGTTTACCCTCTGGGTGGATTACCCATCCAGAGAGGAAGAAGCGCAGATCGTTAAATCTACGACGAGCGCCTATGAAGCTGAGTTGAACCCCATATTAAAAGCGGATGAAATATTGAATTTACAAAATTTGGTGCGCCGGGTGCCGGTAGCGGACGAGGTCATTAACGCTGCAGTGAGTTTAGTTCGAAACACACGGCCGAATTATGAAAAATCACCAAGCTTTATACGTGAGTCGATTAGTTGGGGTGCGGGTCCGCGCGCTTCTCAGTATCTAATTCTGGGAGCAAAGACTCGCGCCATTTTGGATGGCCGGCCAACTCCTGAAATCGCCGATGTTCATGCCCTAGCGAAGCCGGTCCTCAGGCACCGTTTGGTAACAAATTTCAACGCCGAAGCCGAAGGAATCGGAACGGTCGACATCGTGGAACGGCTGTTAGAAAAAAAAGATTAA
- a CDS encoding D-aminoacylase has protein sequence MSLLKRKSRFLFLLLIIFPGLFYMSVSCQESEFDFIIRNGSVIDGTGGPALQADLGIKGGRISEIGNLETRTATRIIDAGGLTVAPGFIDLHTHAERKILEFPSVENYIRQGVTTIVGGNCGGSPYPIGDFLEKVEETGIALNLTLLVGHNTVRREVMGRENRYATAEELQEMQSLVQKAMQDGAFGMSTGLKYIPGAYSNTEEVVALSKVVSKHGGFYATHMREEGIGLLDAVEEALNIGRQAGLPVHISHHKAVGKSMWGSSVKTLKMVDEAVEDGMDVTVDQYPYTATSTGLTVLFPAWSLEGGEEKIKERLEDATLRARIKEGIVHNILYDRGGGDPATIVISSYPSDSALEGKNLAEITKMRGNEPTPENAAETLMDLYHAGGGRGIYHCLVEEDVVRIMKHPFVMHASDGATIEFGKAKPHPRSYGTYPRVLGRYVREQKVLSLEEAVRKMTSLPAKRLGLKDRGVLKKGMWADIVIFDSQKVIDRATWTEPHQYPEGIPFVLVNGLVVIDESNRTGEFPGKVLHGAASEQTISEK, from the coding sequence ATGAGCTTATTAAAAAGGAAGTCTCGATTTTTATTTTTGCTGCTTATCATTTTCCCCGGACTGTTTTATATGTCTGTTTCATGCCAGGAAAGTGAGTTCGATTTCATCATAAGAAATGGCAGTGTAATCGACGGCACTGGAGGTCCTGCATTACAAGCTGACCTGGGAATCAAAGGCGGCCGAATCAGCGAGATCGGTAATCTGGAAACTAGGACGGCCACAAGGATCATAGATGCCGGGGGTCTCACGGTTGCACCTGGATTTATCGATTTACATACCCATGCCGAGCGCAAAATATTAGAATTTCCGTCAGTGGAAAATTACATCCGCCAGGGTGTTACAACGATTGTCGGTGGAAACTGCGGCGGGTCTCCATATCCAATCGGAGACTTTTTAGAGAAAGTCGAGGAAACCGGCATCGCTCTGAATCTCACTTTGCTCGTCGGACACAATACCGTTAGACGAGAAGTGATGGGCCGGGAGAATCGTTATGCCACTGCTGAAGAGTTGCAAGAAATGCAAAGTTTGGTTCAAAAAGCCATGCAGGATGGGGCGTTCGGTATGTCAACCGGTTTAAAATACATTCCGGGCGCTTACTCAAATACTGAAGAAGTAGTGGCTTTGTCTAAAGTGGTCAGTAAGCATGGTGGCTTTTATGCCACACATATGCGCGAGGAAGGAATTGGATTGCTGGACGCCGTTGAAGAGGCCTTGAATATTGGCCGTCAGGCGGGATTGCCGGTTCATATCTCTCATCATAAAGCTGTGGGAAAATCGATGTGGGGTAGCAGTGTTAAGACCCTGAAAATGGTGGATGAAGCCGTTGAAGACGGAATGGACGTTACCGTAGATCAGTATCCTTATACAGCGACCAGTACGGGCTTGACTGTGCTGTTCCCCGCCTGGTCTCTCGAAGGCGGAGAGGAAAAAATTAAAGAACGGCTTGAAGATGCAACCCTTCGAGCGAGGATTAAAGAAGGAATAGTTCATAACATTTTGTACGACCGCGGCGGCGGCGACCCGGCCACCATCGTCATCTCTTCCTATCCCTCCGATTCCGCTCTCGAAGGTAAAAACCTTGCCGAAATCACTAAAATGCGCGGCAATGAGCCAACTCCCGAAAATGCGGCTGAGACTCTCATGGATTTATATCACGCCGGCGGCGGACGAGGAATTTATCACTGTTTGGTTGAGGAAGACGTTGTAAGAATAATGAAGCATCCATTTGTCATGCATGCTTCCGATGGCGCCACTATCGAATTTGGCAAGGCGAAGCCTCACCCCAGGAGTTACGGCACTTATCCCCGCGTCCTGGGCCGGTATGTCAGAGAGCAAAAGGTCCTGTCTTTAGAAGAGGCTGTCCGGAAAATGACCTCGCTTCCGGCAAAGAGGCTTGGGCTAAAGGATCGCGGAGTTTTAAAGAAAGGTATGTGGGCAGATATCGTTATCTTCGATTCTCAGAAAGTGATCGACCGTGCGACCTGGACTGAGCCACATCAATATCCTGAAGGAATTCCTTTCGTTTTAGTCAATGGCCTAGTTGTGATTGATGAGTCTAACCGGACCGGCGAATTCCCGGGAAAGGTTTTACATGGAGCAGCGAGCGAGCAAACTATTTCCGAGAAATAG
- a CDS encoding DUF3179 domain-containing protein — translation MAAVYSREIKGLTASGGQDSVLTLSASGWTYEFTFVLYDYETESLWYHLEGEEGLTCISGPHADRTLEEFRSTKTRWSTWKADHPETRFMDPASK, via the coding sequence TTGGCTGCCGTGTACAGCCGGGAAATAAAAGGCTTGACCGCCTCGGGAGGTCAGGACTCAGTCCTCACCTTAAGTGCCAGCGGATGGACATATGAATTCACTTTCGTCTTATATGATTATGAAACCGAAAGCCTCTGGTACCACCTGGAAGGTGAAGAGGGGTTAACGTGTATCAGCGGACCTCACGCAGATCGGACTCTTGAAGAATTTAGATCGACGAAGACTCGCTGGAGCACTTGGAAGGCCGACCATCCGGAGACTAGATTTATGGACCCCGCCTCCAAATAG
- a CDS encoding aminotransferase class I/II-fold pyridoxal phosphate-dependent enzyme, whose amino-acid sequence MNILVDEKTDVNHTPSINLNLNVRGLKPSATLAINERSAELIAEGRDIIKFGFGQSPFPVAAPVVEALQENAFQKNYLPVKGLYALRETIAEYHCRKYGIKRKAENVLIGPGSKELMFLLQLAYYGDLVIPTPSWVSYAPQAQIIGRRVYWLPTNSANNWLLMPEQFENLCQEDPDRPRLLILNYPNNPTGHTYTREQLKELGEVARNHRVVLLSDEIYGEIHHEGKHTSIAEFYPEGTIISTGLSKWCGAGGWRLGAFTFPDSLQWLLDAIAVVASETYTATSAPIQYAAIRAFQGGEEIEAYLVQSRRVLKAIGTYCYKKMKETGIKIHQPQGAFYLFPSFSPFKGALERQGIKTNTMLCERILQDTGVATLPGASFGRPDSKFALRLAYVDFDGANVLAQAGAIALDEPLTEEFVEKNCPKVSTGIERLCSWANDFK is encoded by the coding sequence ATGAATATCTTAGTGGATGAAAAAACCGACGTTAACCATACACCCTCTATTAATCTAAATCTGAACGTACGCGGGCTAAAACCATCGGCGACTCTCGCAATCAATGAGCGGAGTGCAGAGTTGATCGCCGAAGGTCGCGATATTATCAAATTTGGTTTTGGACAATCTCCTTTTCCTGTTGCGGCACCCGTTGTTGAGGCACTGCAAGAAAATGCTTTTCAGAAAAATTACCTTCCTGTGAAAGGGTTGTACGCACTTAGGGAAACCATTGCCGAGTACCATTGTCGGAAGTATGGCATAAAACGAAAGGCTGAAAATGTCTTGATCGGTCCCGGCTCAAAGGAGCTGATGTTCCTACTTCAGTTAGCCTACTACGGAGATCTGGTGATTCCAACGCCATCGTGGGTTTCCTACGCCCCGCAGGCGCAAATTATTGGCAGACGGGTTTACTGGCTGCCTACCAACTCCGCTAATAACTGGCTGCTCATGCCGGAGCAATTCGAAAATTTGTGCCAGGAAGATCCCGATCGGCCCCGGCTGTTGATACTTAACTATCCCAATAATCCGACGGGCCACACCTACACGAGAGAGCAGCTCAAGGAATTAGGGGAAGTTGCCCGGAACCATCGGGTCGTCCTGCTTTCCGATGAAATTTATGGTGAAATTCACCACGAAGGTAAACATACGTCGATTGCCGAGTTCTATCCGGAAGGAACGATCATTAGCACAGGTCTGAGCAAATGGTGTGGTGCCGGTGGCTGGCGGTTGGGAGCCTTTACCTTTCCGGATTCTTTACAGTGGCTTCTCGACGCGATTGCAGTGGTTGCGAGTGAAACTTACACGGCCACCAGCGCGCCAATCCAGTACGCGGCTATTCGCGCTTTCCAGGGCGGCGAGGAAATCGAAGCATATTTGGTTCAAAGTCGTCGCGTCCTGAAAGCAATCGGTACATATTGTTACAAGAAAATGAAAGAAACCGGCATTAAGATTCATCAACCGCAAGGTGCGTTTTATTTATTTCCAAGTTTTTCCCCTTTTAAAGGGGCTTTAGAGAGACAGGGGATAAAAACCAACACGATGCTCTGTGAAAGAATTTTGCAGGATACCGGCGTTGCAACTTTGCCGGGGGCCAGCTTCGGACGGCCCGACTCTAAGTTTGCACTGCGACTGGCTTATGTCGATTTTGATGGCGCAAATGTCCTGGCGCAGGCCGGCGCTATTGCATTGGATGAACCGCTTACTGAGGAGTTTGTCGAAAAAAATTGTCCGAAAGTAAGCACTGGCATCGAAAGACTATGTTCCTGGGCAAATGACTTTAAATAG